Genomic segment of Gammaproteobacteria bacterium:
TATCAGGCATTCTCTTTCGGGTACTTGGCAAGTCAATAACACCATCAATAATTATTAAAGACACATGAATACCCAAGGGACCCAAATACTTAGCCATTGATTCCGCAAGGCTGCGTTGTGCTGCTTTTGCAGATGCAAAAGCTGCCGTTTGAATTTTACCTCTTTTGGAAGAAGTGGCGCCAATGATGACAATATTTCCCGATTTGTTTTGTTTCATCATGGGAAGAACTTGTTGACTAACCAACATTAAACCCAAAGCATTCACCTGCCAACATGACTCAAAATCCTCGGGTTTAATTTCTTCAATATTGCCCCAAACTCCTTTGCCTGCGTTGTAAATAACTATATTAATTTGACCAAAATCCTGCTTAATTTGTGCAAAGGCTTTTTCGATAGAAACATGACTTGATACATCGCAGACATAGGCTTTAGTATTTTCCAATTCCATCGCAAGCTGCTGAATAAAATCAGTGGATCTGGCTAATAAGGCCAAAGAGTAGCCTTCTTTGGCAAATCGTTTCGCAAAAGCTGCGCCGTTGCCTGGTCCAACGCCAACAATCACACATACCCCTTTTTTCATGTTTTGCTCCTTTTAAAGTTTGATTGCTCAAGCTAATGAGTTTTGTGAAATATTCTAGCACTTTTGATAGAACCTGCATAAATAACCCTCGACAACACCAACAGTTGCCGCCTGGGATATTGCTCAAATGACATTTCATAATTCGAACTATGTCACCTGAAATGCGATTAATGAGACTTATACTAGGGAATTTCAAAGGAGTTTTTTTCTATTTCACCTTTTGATTTAGCACCCGATATCCTGGGTAAACTTGATGGTGCTTCAAACTTTATTCGGGAAGGATTGGATGCAAAATTTAATGATTGAAATTTCTGCTCTTGTTCTAGATTTTTTTTCAGCGTGATCGCATCTTCATTTCCATGTCGAGCAGCAATTTCTATAAGCCGAATAGCTTCTGAGTCATGCTTTAGTACTCTACCACGTTCATCCAGTAACAATTTAAATTGCGCCTCTATATGCTCATGGTCGGTAGCAAGGTAATTATAGAGTTCTAGCGCTTTCAACCGGTTTTTTTTGACACCGCGGCCTTGTTCATAACAAATACCTAAACGATAAGTTGCCCACACATGGCCTTGCTGGGAGGCACGCTTATACCAATATGCAGCTTTTCTCACATTTCTTTTAACTCCTTGGCCTTGTTCATAACACAAACCCAAATGATATTGCGCAGATACATGCCCCATTTTCGCGGCAAGACTGTATCGATAGACTGCTTCTTTTAAATCTTTTGGTATGCCTCGACTTTGTTCATGACAGAGAGCCAAGTGATAGTGTGCGGCTGCAACCCCCTTCTGTGCCGCAAGCTTATGCCAGCTAAGTGCTTTGCCTATATCTTCTTTAACCCTTAAAGCAAACTCATAGCAAAGGGCTAAACGGTATTGGGCTAAAGGATCATTTTCAGAATTGTCCAAGCAATGTGCACTGACATCTTTTTTAATTTGATTTGGTTTTAATGATCTAAAGATAATGGAAAAAGGCTTAAACTCAGACTGCACATCCAAGCCTTGGTCGACAGCTAATTGATAACATGCTTTGGCTTTAGTTGTATTTCGCGGCACGCCCCAACCATTTTCATAACATAAACCTAAATGGTATTGCGCCGGCACATGATCTTGGTCAGCAGCCAAACGATACCAGTGTACCGCTTCTCCTAAATCTTTTTTAACACCTTGACCTTGCGCATAACAGCGACCTAATGCATATTGTGCCAAAGGATGACCCTGATCGGCAGCAAGACCATACCAACGTACAGCTTGTTTCATATCCTTTTCGACACCTTGGCCATTTCCGTAGCACCAACCTAAATGATATTGCGCGCCAGAATGATTCTGATTAGCTGCCTGCTCATACCAATGTACAGCTGTCTTTTTATCTTCTTCGATACCCCGGCCTTCTTCATAACACAGCGCTAAATGATATTGCGCGGCAACATGACCTTTCTTTGCGGCAGAATGATACCAGTGCACAGCTTGCTTCATATCCGCAGGACCATCATCCTGACCACTTGCATACAACATGCCGAATTTAAATTGCGCATCAGCATTATCCTGGGCAATGCCAAGATTAAACCAATGCAGAGCTTGTTCTTGGTTTATCTCAACGCCTCGACCGTGTAAATAGCATTCGCTCAAACGGTATTGTGCATCCTTCAAACCTTGTGTAGCCGCAAGCGTATGCCAGTGTATGGCGGCTTTTCTATCTTGTTCGACACCCCGCCCTTGTTCATAACAAAGACCTAAACTAAATTGGGCAGGTGCATAACCTTTTTCAGCGGCAGGATAATACCAGCGTACTGCCTGCTTCATATCTTCGGGAACACCACAACTATGTTCATAGCACCAACCGAGATTTAATTGCGCTTCAGGGAAGTCCTGAACCGCCGCCAAATTTTCCCAATATATAGCTGCTTTCACATCCTGCGCAACACCCAACCCTGTTCTGTAGCAATGCGCAATTTTATGTTGCGCCCGCGCATCCCCCTCTGTAGCTGCGAGCTGCAACCAATACACAGCCTCCTGTGGATTTTTTCCCACACCTAAGCCGTCTAGATAACACTGACCCAAGGCATATTGGGCATCAACCATGCCTTGTTTAGCAGCGGACAAAAACCAATGCACTGCTTCTTTCATGTCTGCTATAACCCCTTTGCCTTCGGCATAACAGCAGGCTAAAAGGTGCTGTGCCTCTTTATCGCCTTTTTCAGCAGCAAGACGATACCAACGTGCGGCCTGCTTCAAGTCCTTATCAACGCCTTGACCTTGTTCATAGCATAAGCCCAAATTCAACTGCGCAGTTAGCTCATCTTTTTCGGCAGCAAGTCTATAGCAACGCACAGCCTCTGACTGATCTTTTTCAACCCCCTTGCCTTGTGCATAACAGTAACCCAAATAGCACTGCGCCGCTGGATGACCGCCCTCTGTCGCAAGTAAAAACCAATAAACAGCTTCTCGTTCATTTTTTGCGACACCCTGGCCTTGGAAATAACAGTCACCTAGCAGAAATTGTGCCTCAACAAAGCCTTGATTAGCCGCCAATTGTAACCATTTAAATGCTTTTGACGGATTGCTTGGTACACCAAGACCGTCTTTATAACAGCATCCCAAATGATACTGAGCACCGGCATGGCCTTGTTCCGCCGCGAGATAAAACCAACTTACCGCTTCCTTATAATCCTGTTTAACTCCTATCCCGCGTTCATAACAAAGACCTAAATTACATTGCGCAGCTGGATCAGCTCTGCCTTCTTTAGCATCAAGATAATGTATCCTGGGAATTTCTTGTATCACTTTCACTTCAGCACTCATTATCAATTCTCAATCAAGCCTAAAATGTTTGCTATCTTCTGGTTGAACCTCAAGCCGCTTAGCTGTAATTAAACTGGCTCCGGTATAGAATTTGATTCGGCACTCCCTTGGCAGTTTTGGAATCTCTTTTTTCATCTCCTCTATCTCATCTTTATTTCCGTATCCCAATATTTCATTTAACAATAACAGCCC
This window contains:
- a CDS encoding SDR family NAD(P)-dependent oxidoreductase; the protein is MKKGVCVIVGVGPGNGAAFAKRFAKEGYSLALLARSTDFIQQLAMELENTKAYVCDVSSHVSIEKAFAQIKQDFGQINIVIYNAGKGVWGNIEEIKPEDFESCWQVNALGLMLVSQQVLPMMKQNKSGNIVIIGATSSKRGKIQTAAFASAKAAQRSLAESMAKYLGPLGIHVSLIIIDGVIDLPSTRKRMPDKPESFFIKPEDVAANAFWLTEQPVSTWSFEVEIRPFGEVW
- a CDS encoding tetratricopeptide repeat protein; translated protein: MSAEVKVIQEIPRIHYLDAKEGRADPAAQCNLGLCYERGIGVKQDYKEAVSWFYLAAEQGHAGAQYHLGCCYKDGLGVPSNPSKAFKWLQLAANQGFVEAQFLLGDCYFQGQGVAKNEREAVYWFLLATEGGHPAAQCYLGYCYAQGKGVEKDQSEAVRCYRLAAEKDELTAQLNLGLCYEQGQGVDKDLKQAARWYRLAAEKGDKEAQHLLACCYAEGKGVIADMKEAVHWFLSAAKQGMVDAQYALGQCYLDGLGVGKNPQEAVYWLQLAATEGDARAQHKIAHCYRTGLGVAQDVKAAIYWENLAAVQDFPEAQLNLGWCYEHSCGVPEDMKQAVRWYYPAAEKGYAPAQFSLGLCYEQGRGVEQDRKAAIHWHTLAATQGLKDAQYRLSECYLHGRGVEINQEQALHWFNLGIAQDNADAQFKFGMLYASGQDDGPADMKQAVHWYHSAAKKGHVAAQYHLALCYEEGRGIEEDKKTAVHWYEQAANQNHSGAQYHLGWCYGNGQGVEKDMKQAVRWYGLAADQGHPLAQYALGRCYAQGQGVKKDLGEAVHWYRLAADQDHVPAQYHLGLCYENGWGVPRNTTKAKACYQLAVDQGLDVQSEFKPFSIIFRSLKPNQIKKDVSAHCLDNSENDPLAQYRLALCYEFALRVKEDIGKALSWHKLAAQKGVAAAHYHLALCHEQSRGIPKDLKEAVYRYSLAAKMGHVSAQYHLGLCYEQGQGVKRNVRKAAYWYKRASQQGHVWATYRLGICYEQGRGVKKNRLKALELYNYLATDHEHIEAQFKLLLDERGRVLKHDSEAIRLIEIAARHGNEDAITLKKNLEQEQKFQSLNFASNPSRIKFEAPSSLPRISGAKSKGEIEKNSFEIP